From a single Sander vitreus isolate 19-12246 chromosome 4, sanVit1, whole genome shotgun sequence genomic region:
- the LOC144516619 gene encoding rac GTPase-activating protein 1-like — protein MESSVVNLYNQFQNLRAQVDGLNEGIEPQFLQMAVNFEECRKKWLRAGEELVSCKEVLAKAETERGALEVKLKHARNQVDVEIRRRQKAEAVYEKLERQLQLIRELLISENNGNSVHLSEEQRSALAFLNAHSQAAQAAKSNLDSSRRLTTIDESASMLSDISYDQTDDSLDWDSSVMKTVRLRKRQKRRSSRKLPEVPPQAMKKPRSTGRTSDRINESIVAKTTITVPVNGGAVEAVSTIETVPYWTRSRKSVAPAWGDTTTTDQSETASETPSTPVSNFPAQLRTPRANRGEKKHQFVPKTVIKSEFCVPCGRRTKFGKMYLRCQDCKIVTHPECRDCCPLPCNPTAVGTPIKNTEITLADFAPVTSPKIPALVIYCIREIEQRGLHEVGLYRVSGQERMVKELKEKLVRGKTLPPLHKVDDINVITGVLKDFLRNLPEPLLTFHLNKAFIEAAEIQDDGNSLALLYQTISELPQPNRDTLACLMIHLQKVSECVDTKMDVNNLARVFGPTLVGHAVPDPDPMTILHDTNRQPRVVERLLSIPGKYWDQFAYPDNTGMDNARHTDTPDHQVSILGPLTTPEHQMMAKTPSSSSLSQRMRQTLSSTTIFGSKSKASAASNRQGTFFASPQLK, from the exons ATGGAGTCGTCTGTTGTGAACCTGTACAACCAGTTCCAGAATCTGAGAGCCCAGGTGGACGGTCTGAATGAGGGTATTGAACCAC AGTTCCTCCAGATGGCAGTGAACTTTGAGGAGTGCCGTAAGAAGTGGCTGCGGGCAGGTGAGGAGCTGGTTTCCTGTAAAGAGGTGCTGGCTAAAGCAGAGACTGAAAGGGGAGCACTGGAGGTCAAACTGAAGCATGCCCGCAACCAGGTGGATGTGGAGATCCGCCGAAGGCAGAAGGCTGAGGCTGTCTATGAGAAGCTG GAACGTCAGCTACAGCTGATACGGGAGTTGCTGATATCCGAGAACAATGGTAACAGTGTCCACCTGAGTGAGGAGCAGCGCTCCGCCCTGGCCTTCCTCAATGCCCACTCACAGGCAGCACAGGCTGCTAAGAGCAACCTCGACTCCAGTCGAAG GTTAACCACCATCGATGAATCAGCTTCTATGCTGTCAGACATCAGCTATGACCAAACGGACGACTCTCTG GACTGGGATTCCTCTGTGATGAAGACTGTAAGACTGCGGAAACGCCAGAAACGA CGCTCCTCCAGAAAACTCCCTGAGGTTCCTCCACAGGCTATGAAGAAACCACGCTCCACTGGCCGCACATCAGATAGG ATAAATGAGTCTATAGTGGCCAAAACCACCATCACTGTGCCGGTGAATGGTGGTGCTGTCGAGGCTGTCTCCACCATTGAAACTGTGCCTTACTGGACACGCAGCAGAAAGAGCG TTGCGCCAGCATGGGGTGATACAACCACTACTGACCAATCCGAGACTGCCAGTGAGACTCCCAGCACACCCGTGTCCAATTTCCCTGCCCAGCTCCGAACCCCCAGAGCTAATAGAGGAGAAAAGAAGCATCAGTTTGTCCCCAAAACA GTGATCAAGTCTGAGTTTTGCGTACCATGTGGAAGAAGAACAAAGTTTGGCAAGATGTACCTCCGCTGCCAGGATTGTAAGATTGTGACCCACCCAGAGTGTCGTGACTGCTGTCCCCTGCCCTGTAATCCCACAGCTGTTGGCACTCCCATCAAGAACACAGAG ATCACCCTGGCTGACTTTGCTCCAGTCACCTCCCCAAAGATCCCAGCTTTGGTTATCTACTGCATTAGGGAGATTGAACAAAGAGGCCTACATGAG GTTGGCCTGTACAGAGTCTCTGGCCAAGAGCGCATGGTGAAAGAGCTGAAGGAGAAGCTGGTTAGAGGAAAGACTCTGCCTCCACTTCACAAAGTGGACGACATTAACGTCATTACAGGTGTCCTCAAAGACTTCCTCAGAAACCTGCCAGAGCCACTGCTCACCTTCCACCTTAACAAAGCCTTCATAGAAGCAGCTG AAATCCAGGATGACGGCAACAGTCTCGCCCTGCTGTATCAGACCATCAGCGAGCTGCCTCAACCAAACCGAGACACTCTGGCCTGCCTGATGATCCATCTACAGAA GGTCTCTGAGTGTGTGGATACCAAGATGGATGTAAACAACCTGGCCAGAGTGTTTGGCCCTACCCTTGTGGGTCATGCTGTTCCCGACCCAGACCCTATGACCATCCTGCATGACACTAACAGGCAACCAAGG GTTGTAGAGCGCCTGCTCAGCATTCCGGGAAAGTACTGGGACCAGTTTGCTTATCCAGATAATACAGGCATGGACAATGCTCGCCACACTGATACTCCAGACCACCAAG TGAGCATATTGGGACCACTGACCACTCCAGAGCACCAGATGATGGCCAAAACACCCTCCTCCAGCTCGCTGTCCCAGCGCATGAGGCAGACCCTCTCCAGCACTACCAT ATTTGGGAGCAAAAGCAAAGCATCAGCTGCCTCTAACCGCCAGGGCACCTTCTTCGCCTCTCCACAGCTGAAGTAA